In a single window of the Drosophila albomicans strain 15112-1751.03 chromosome 3, ASM965048v2, whole genome shotgun sequence genome:
- the LOC117568052 gene encoding uncharacterized protein LOC117568052, whose protein sequence is MHRYCWYWRSAASLLVMALLMAVVRSEECGQEEFTKCTEPLEMLQLTTEFSIGAAKKEELDKLCHELRKGVRCIQSYTRRCMDLQQRNQFNKLYHGTNQFIRDLCNKGEFQEEYLKHAHCSEIAKKDFEVCATRYKETMFFLKPNKNQESQENSTMNENIKTICCSINELVDCSENAARKICGNEAAKFTRELVDKYADSLTKIYCEDFTRHPGICRDGEGNGVEGLRQNSLGILITALLLLLVR, encoded by the exons ATGCATCGATATTGTTGGTACTGGAGGTCGGCGGCGTCGCTGCTCGTGATGG CGCTCCTGATGGCGGTCGTAAGGTCAGAGGAATGCGGCCAGGAGGAGTTCACCAAATGCACCGAACCACTTGAGATGCTGCAGTTAACAACGGAATTTTCGATTGGTGCTGCCAAAAAGGAGGAACTGGATAAACTTTGTCA TGAGTTGCGGAAGGGTGTGCGTTGCATTCAAAGCTATACACGTCGCTGCATGGATCTGCAGCAAAGGAATCAGTTCAATAAGCTCTACCATGGCACCAATCAGTTCATCAGGGATCTCTGCAACAAGGGCGAATTCCAGGAAG AGTATCTGAAGCACGCGCATTGCTCTGAAATAGCTAAGAAGGACTTCGAAGTATGCGCCACTCGCTACAAGGAGACGATGTTCTTCCTCaagccaaataaaaatcagGAGAGCCAGGAAAACAGCACAATGAATGAGAATATCAAAACAATTTGCTG ttcCATCAATGAGCTGGTGGATTGCTCAGAAAACGCTGCGCGTAAAATTTGTGGCAATGAAGCAGCCAAGTTCACAAGGGAATTGGTCGATAAATACGCCGACAGTTTGACCAAG ATCTATTGCGAGGACTTCACACGGCATCCCGGAATTTGTCGAGATGGCGAAGGCAACGGAGTCGAAGGGCTGAGACAGAATAGTTTGGGAATACTTATAACAGCCTTACTGTTACTGCTAGTCAGATAG